From the genome of Desulfovibrio intestinalis:
GTTGCGGTTGCACATATATGCCCCCGTTATTCGGGTTTTTGCCCACTACTTGCCTTCCGCGCGCATTGAACGTAGAAAAAGGGCTTCCCCCAAAACCATCTGTCTGTCATGTTAATAGATTGCCACAGTGCCTACGAGGTTAGAACGCCATGCCCCATAAGGGTCCGCATATTTCCATTTCTCCCGACTATGTGGTGAACCGCATTCTGCGCATTAATATTGATGATTTTGCCGAATGGCCCGAATCCGTGCGCAACCTTGCCATCGCCATAGCCGAAGAGCTTTTTCTGGTGGCTTACAATCCCTTCATTGACGCCGATACCGTGCGCGGCAGCGTGCGCGCGAGCTTTGAAAAAGAAGCCGTTTCTCTGGCGCATTATTATGCCACGGCCATTGGCGAGGGCATTACCATGTTCTGGTCGGCCCACCAGGCCGAAATGGAGTTCAGGGAAAAGCTTATCGACGCTCTGGGCGACATCCTGCCTGCGGAATGTATTTTGACCAATCCCGGCGCACTGGTGGAATCTGCCACCGACGCGACGGACTTGCGCATGGAGCTGCCCCTGCTTGTGGTTGAACCCGACACCACAGAGCAGGTGGCCGAGCTGGTGAAGCTGGCCAATGACATGAAGTTCGCCCTTATTCCGCGTGGCGGCGGATCGGGCATGACAGGCGGCGCCGTGCCCGCGCGCAAGCGTACCCTTATCGTGAGCCTCACTCGCCTTACGCGCGTGGGGGACATTGATTTGAAGGATATGACAGTAACCTGTCAGGCCGGGGCCATTACCCAGACTGTCATAAACGCCGTTGACGCTGCTGGCGCTCTTTTTTCCGTTGACCCGGCCTCCAAGCAGGCTTCGTCCATTGGCGGGAATATTTCAGAAAATGCCGGCGGCCCAATGGCCTTTGAATACGGCACCACGCTGGACAACCTGCTGTGGTGGCGCATGGTGACGCCCACTGGTGAAATCATCACCATCGAACGCGAAAATCATCCGCGCCACAAGATTCTTGCCACAGAAACTGCGGTCTTTGTGGTCAAGGACGTGAGCGGCGGCGTGCGCAACGTGGTACACCTGCGTGGCGATGAAATCCGCCTGCCGGGCCTTGGCAAGGACGTGACCAACAAGGCTCTGGGCGGGCTGCCCGGCATGCAGAAAGAAGGCGTGGACGGCATTATCACCGAAGCCTGCTTTATTCTGCATCCCAAGCCCAAGCACAAGCGCATTATGGTGCTGGAATTTTTTGGCCGGTCAATGCACCCGGCTGCCATAGTGGTGCGCGAACTGGTGGCCCTGCGTAACCGTATTCGCGAAGAAGGCGACTACGCCCACCTTTCGGCCATGGAAGAATTCAACGCCAAGTACGTTCAGGCCATCGAATACAAGCGCAAGTCTGAAAAATACGAAGGTTCGCCCATTTCGGTCATTATCCTTCAGGTGGACGGCGACGATCCCTATCTGCTGGACACCTGCGTGGGCGATATCGTCAGCGTGGTGGAGCAACAGGAGAACGTTGATATTATTGTGGCCGCCGACGACAAGGAAGGCGAGCGCTTCTGGGAAGACCGCCACAAGCTTTCGGCCATAGCCAAGCGCACCTCCGGCTTCAAGCTTAACGAAGACGTTGTTATTCCTATGGAGCGCATACCGGATTTCGCGCTCTTTCTTGAGCAGGTCAACCTGGAATGCACTGCTGCGGCCTACCGTCATGCCCTTCAGGAAGTGGGGCGGCTGCCCGGTTATCCGATGGAAGACAAGGACTTCAACCGGGAATTTTCACAGGCTTCCAAGGCCGCTTCGGGCGACATTTCCGCCGCCGACCTGTCTGATATGGAAATGGCCGACCGTGCTGATACCTTTCTTGAAGCCCTGAAAGAAAAATATCCGCACCTCGCCAAGAAGATCATCAAGATTCACGAGTATATGAACGCCAGCCGCATTGTTGTAGCCAGCCACATGCACGCTGGTGACGGCAACTGCCATGTGAACATTCCCGTGAATTCCAACGATGCCCAGATGCTGGAAGAAGCCGAAGAAGTGGCAGCCCGCGTTATGGCTGAATGCCAGGAAATGGGCGGTGAAGTCTCGGGCGAGCACGGCATCGGCATCACCAAGATAGCCTTTTTCAGCAAAGAAAAAATGGACGCCCTGCGGGCCTTCAAGGAACGCGTGGACCCCCGCGACGTTATGAATCCCGCCAAGCTGGTCTACCGCGACCTGCCCGTGCGTCCCTTTACCTTCTCCTTCAACCGCCTTATCCGCGACATTCGCGAAAGCGGCTTGCCGGACAAGGACAAGCTTATCCACCTGCTCACATCCATTCAGGTGTGCACGCGCTGCGGCAAGTGCAAGCAGGTCTGCTCCATGTGCTATCCTGAACGCTCCATGCAGTACCACCCGCGCAACAAGAATATGGTGCTGGGTATGCTGCTGGAGGCGGTGTATTATTCGCAGGTCAACAAGGGCCGCATTGATGAACGTCTGCTCAAGTGGATGCGTGATGTGGTGGAGCACTGCACGGCCTGTGGGCGCTGCATGGCCAACTGCCCGGTGAAGATTCCTTCCGGCGAAGTGGCCCTGACCCTTCGTGCCCTGCTGGAGCATGAAGGCGCTGGCGGGCATCCCATCAAAGGGCGCGCGCTGGACTGGCTTGGGCATGATATTGCCAACCGTGTGCCCAAGGCCGCCAAGATGGCCTCTCTGGGCCAGAAGATGCAAAACAAGTTTCTTGGCTTTGTGCCCGAAGTGTGGAAGCGCCGCATGCAAAGCCCGCTTTTTTCGGGGCGCGGGCCCAAGATGGGCTATACCAACCTCTATGAAGCCCTCAAGCTGCACAGGGGGGCGGTTTTTGCGCCTGAAGAGCCAACACCCGGCATGCCACTGGTTTTGTACTTCCCGGGCTGCGGCGGCGCGCTTTTCTATGACCGCATTGGTGTTTCTTCCATAATGCTGCTGCTCAAGGCTGGTTTTGCCGTGGCTGTGCCGCCCAGGCATATGTGCTGCGGGTTCCCCCTGCTGGCAGCGGGGATGGACACTGCCTTTGAAGACAATATGGCCCAAAATCGCCAATACATGGCTTCAATGCTGCGTAACCTGGCCAAGCAGGGCTTTGACTGCAAGTATCTGGTGACAGCCTGCGGTTCCTGCCGCGACGGGCTGGAGCGTATGAACTTGCAGGCCCAATTCCCGGATCTGCTGATGCGCGACGTGGCGCAGCTTACGCTGCCGCTGCTTTCTCGCGATGACCTGAGCGCACCCCTGCCCGAAGGCTCCAAGGTGCTCTATCACGGGGCTTGCCACTGTGAGTGGGCCGACGTGCACAAGGTCAAGGGGCAGCAACAGGTGGTGCGCACCCTGGCTGATTTCACCGGAGCCAAGGTCGCGCTGAATCCCGGTTGCTGCGGTGAGTCCGGCATGGGAGCGATGACTTCGCCCCAGATTTACAACCTGTTGCGCTCGCGCAAGCAAAAGAGGCTTGGTGATGCTATGGGCGAAAATTATGAAGGCCCGGTAGTTGTGGGCTGCCCGTCGTGCAAGATCGGCATTGCCCGCTGCCTCATCAATATGCACGACAAGCACCCCGTGCTGCATGTGGCGGAATGGCTGGCCGGGCTTGTGGATGGCGAGGACCGCCGCCAGAGTTTCCGTAAGAAAGTCAATGAAACCAAGGGTGATGTGCGGGTTATCAACCTGAAGTAGGTGTTCTGCAAGGCGCATTGCGGTTTTGTGGCAAGCGTCAAGGATTGAATATACAAGTGCCGTCTCTGTTATGCAGGGGCGGCATTTGGCGTTTGAGGTGTGTACGTTGCGGCAGCGGGGAAATGGGGATTGGAGCTTTGAGAGTATGGTGTTGTGGCCTGTGGGTATGTGTCGATCTGACAAGCGAGGAGGAAAGAAAAATTGTTTCTTGTACCCTGCGGGTACGGAGGCTTTCTCGCTTATGTTGTTTTGGCCGCCTCGGCAGTGTCGTCACGAGATGAATTTTCTTGTTATTTCAAGGAGAACTAGCCTTTTATGTAAGGAGTGTACTCTGGTAGTACTCGACTGAAAGAAAAGGAGAAGTTCGACGCAGAAATAATAGGAAAGGCGCTCGTAACGACACTGCCTACGCGGCACGCGGCAGAAGGGGCCTGTTAGGGGCTGCCGCCCCTCCGAGGCCCCCCTCTGCACTCCCCCCGGACGACCCCGCTGGGCTTTCGTATATCTCCACTTCCCCCAATAAGCCTTCACGGGCCTTCCAAATTCCATCATTTCGCGAGGGCTGCGCGGTTTTCGCTTCGGGAGCTTCCCTCCCTTCGGTCGGGTGATCTCCCTGCGCGCCACGCAATGCCATCGCTGAGTTTCGTTGTGTGTGGGCAGGGGGCGTCTGATGAGCGGGGTGTGGGCTGGCCGAAAATTTGGAGTTTGTCTTTTGACTGATGTGTGTAGTGCCCTGCGGGCACGGTGCCTTCCCGTTTATGTTATTGGGTCGCCTACGCGGCGGGCGGCAGAAGGGGCCTGTTAGGGGCTGCCGCCCCTCCGAGGCCCCCTCTGCACTCCCCCCGGACGACCCCGCTGGGTTTTCGTATATCTCCACTCCCACGGGATAGCCTTCACGGGCTTTCCATATTTCGCCATTGTGCGAGGGCTGCGCGGCTTTTGCTTCGGGAGCTTCCTCGCTTCGCTCGGTGATCTCCCTGCGCGCCGCGCAATGCCACTGGGCGCTTATGCATTGGGTGTCAGCTTTGGTGAATCTGAGTGCTAAGACTCGTCTGGCGAGCTGTAAAGAAATCTATTCCCACCGTAATCCCAATGCTTTCAAGGCGGCAGGTGCCACTCCATAATCAATTTGATCGAGGTTTTGCAGTTTCTCAAGCAAAGCGCAGGCCATTGCCGGGGGCGGCGTCATAAAGAACCGAAGCCGACACGTCGGCGAGGTTCGTGCGTAGCCGCCCCCGAAAAAGATATTTGGTGGTCGGGGTAGAACAGGGGGTGCTTCGGGGGGGATGCAAGGGGGGCCGAGAAGGGGGCGAAGCCCCATAACCGGCCCCACCTTGCCGCGCGCCGCGCAGGCGGCAGAACTAAAAAGAGGAAAAGCCGACGTACCCGCAGGGCACAAATAGCTTTATAACAGCGACTCCATTCTTCTATTGCGGCCGCAGCTATCCCACTTTGCTGCGCGCCGCGCAGGCGGCAGAACTAAAAAGAAGAAAAACCGCCGTACCCGTATGGTACAAACGGTTTCGTAAAAGCGATGCCATTCTTCTATGCGCACTAAGCGCACCCCTCAATTTGCGGGGAAGACCCTTTCTCAAGTTTCAAAAGGGTCTCCCCCGCTGGCAGGAGCAGTTTAGTGTTTACTTTTTGCAGTGGCGGCCAGCGTGGCTGTTGCTGCCAGCTTCAGACTCTGTGAGCGGCTTGCTTACAGGGTGCGAATCAAAGTGGGCCATAGCCCTCTTGATATCGTCAATGAGCAGGCTGCCCAGGTCGCGGCTGAAACCGTGGCGTACCAGTACGCGCATGACGACGAGGTCTTCGCGGTGTGCGGGCATCGAGTAGGCAGGGACCTGCCATCCGCGTGAACGCAGGCGGTCAGAGAGGTCGTACAGTGAGTAGTTGACCTTGGCCTTGGGTTTGAAGGCCCAGCACAGGGCAGGGATGCCGCCGCGTCCGTTGTACAGCACCTCAAAGGGGCCGAGCTTGCCGATGGCGTCGCCAAGGTAGCGGGCCGTGTCATAGCAGTTCTGGTGAATACGGCGATAACCTTCCTTGCCGAGGCGCAGGAAGTTGTAATACTGAGCGATAATCTGCCCGCCGGGGCGTGAGAAGTTGAGAGCGAAGGTGGGCATGTTGCCACCGAGGTAGTTCACATTGAAAATGAGGTCTTCGGGAAGATCAGCTTTTTCGCGCCATACAACCCAGCCAACGCCCAACGGTGCGAGGCCGAACTTGTGGCCGGAAGAGTTGATGGATTTGACCCGGGGCAGGCGGAAGTCCCAGAGCAGGTCAGGCTCAATGAAGGGCGCCAAAAAGCCGCCGCTGGCTCCGTCCACATGGATGGGAATGTCCCAGCCTTTGCTTTTCTGCAACTTGTCCAGAGCCTTGCTTACTTCTTCCACAGGCTCGTACTGGCCCGTGAAGGTCACGCCCAGGGTGGGCACAACGCCGATGGTGTTTTCGTCGCAGCGCTTGATGACTTCGTCTGCGGTCATTATCAAACGGTCTTTTTCCATCGGAATTTCACGCAGTTCCACGTCCCAGTAGCGGGCGAACTTTTCCCAGCAAACCTGTACGGGGCCGCAAACCATATTGGGCTTGTCGTACGGCTTGCCTGCGGCCTTACGCATGTTGACCCAACGGCGCTTCATGCCAAGCCCGCCAAGCATGGCCGCTTCGCTGGAACCAGTGGTAGAGCAGCCAAGGGTTCCCTTGGGATCGGGGGAGTTCCACAAATCGGCCAACATGTGCACGCAGCGTGTTTCTGTTTCGGCTGTTTGCGGATATTCGTCCTTGTCGATCATGTTTTTATCAACGCATTCGGCCATGATCTGGTTGATTTCAGGGTCTACCCAGGTCTGGCAGAACGTGGCCAGGTTCTGGCGCGAATTCCCGTCCAGCATCAGTTCGTCATGAATGGCCTGATAAACGTCGCGGGGGCGGCTTTCATTTTTGGGCATCTCGTAGCGCGGCATGGCATCGGCCATATCTGACGCGGCGTAGGTGTCGTCAAGCACGGTATTACGCAGGGTATTCTTTGCAGTCATGCTCTACTCTCCATTGTTGCCGTTGATTGAATCACTGTTTTCTGCTTCCACAGCCAGCCTCCATTGAGGCTTTTTGAATGCTTGAATAAGCAGCGGGATAGCCAGAAACGTGCATAATCCGCCTGCCACCAACCCCACATAAAGGGCTGGTTTGCCTATGGGCAGGTTGTGCGGAGGGAAAAATCCCACAATAAAGGCGAAGGCCACTCCCAGTAAGCCCACGCCGCCAATAAAAAACATGCCTGTGAGCCCGCCCGGCACGCGATAAGGCCGTGGCAGGTCTGGCATGGTGATGCGCAACCGTATGGCCGCACTGAACATAAGCAGATACATGGCCAGGTAAATGCTGGCCGTGAGCGTTGTAAGAATGAAAAAGGCCACGCTGACGTTTTCAACCAGAAAGTATATGGAGCTCAAAATCAGAACGATGACGGCCTGTATGGCCAGCAAGGCTACGGGAGCCCCGGCCTTGTTTTCCTTGCCCAGCAGGGGAGGAGCCTCGCCCTCGCGTGCCGTTTGCAGCATGCCTTTGCTTGGGCCGGATACCCAGGCCATAACGTTGCCCACACCGCCAAAGGTTATGAGCAGCGCCACCACGGGCACCATAAAATCCAGATCAAACTTGTGCAGAATAAGCGAAAAAGCCTGCATGAGACCCGCGGTAAGGCTCATTTCCTGCGGCGACAGCACAGCGGCAACTGCCAATGAGCCCAGCATGTAGATAATAAAGGCGATGGCTGCTGCCAGCAGCATGGCAATGGGAAAATCCCTCTCTGGCCTTTTCATGGCAGTGGCCTGAACGCTTTGTACTTCTACGCCAGCGAACATCAACACAATTCCGGCAAGAAAAGTTACGCTGCCAAGTCCGGTCAGGTGAGGAAGAAATCGCGGATGCACATGTTCGTGCACAACGTGCCCGCCCACCTGAACGCTTTGCTCCAGAAAGGCCACGGGGTTGCCAAGGTCAACCCAAAGCAGGCCAAGAATAATGATGAAAAGGCTGGGAACAAGCGTGCCGACAAATACGCTGTATTTCGTCAGCGTGTTTACGGCCTCCGTACCGCTGAGGGCCACTGCGGTGGCGCATGCATATATTCCTATGCTGACCATGCCTGTATACAGGCCGCTTTGGGCCAGATGCGGATCGCCCAGGCAATAGGCCAGCGAAGCTGCAGAAAAGCCAAGAATGGTGGGATACCATGCAAGGGTTTGCACCCACTGCATCCAGATGGCCACAAATCCCCAACGCGGGCCAAAGGCCGCTTTAACCCATGTATATACACCACCTTTTTGTGAGGCGAAGGCACTGCCAAGTTCTGCCGAAACCATAGCTGCGGGTAACAGAAAGATGAATGTGGCGAACAGAATATAGAAAATCAGCGATAGCCCTTCGGCTGCCATCATTGGCAGCGCATTGAGGCTGACCACAGTGCCCACTGTCATGAGGGCCATGGTCGAAATTGCTACGGTTTTTCGCTGTGCAGGCATGCCGTGCTCCCGGAAAGAGGTTCGGTCTAGGCAGGCTGGGAGTTTGATCTGGATGGGCTTGACGCAAGTTAAGAGGAATTGTTCCAATTAACTAAAGCTAAGCATATTCCTGTGTCTTTGACAATATGTTTATCTATCGAGTATATGTAATGGATAATAGAAGTGATTTGTATAAAATTTTTACAGATCACTTCTATTTTTTTGCGTGAGTATTGGATTTTATTGTTGTGTTGCCTGGGGTTATTGAGAGAATAATTTTCGAGCACAATTAACAATATAGACTATAAAACAATTAAAATATTAAAATCTATTGACGCAATAAAGGTTTTTACCTACCTTTTCCTTAACTGGGAGCCATTATTGATTGAAATAATGGCCCGCCGCTTTCACCCTTCGGATCCAGCCTATTTTTCTCGTCTGAATGAATATCCCACACCACAATACAAGGAGCGCCACTATGGGAGAAGTAAAAGAGCAGGCGACCGGCTCTAAAATGTCTATCGCGACAATAGTGGTAATGAACATCACTGCTGTCGTGAGCTTGCGGTTCCTTCCTTCCGAAGCGGAATACGGCCTTGGGGCAATTTTTTATTATGCCTTTGCCGCTGTTGTTTTTCTTATTCCTATGGCCTTGGTAGCTGCGGAGCTTGCCACTACCTATCCTGAAAAGGGCGGTGTCTTCCGCTGGGTGAGCGAGGCTTTCGGCCCTCGCTGGGGTTTTTTGGCAATGGCGATGCTGTGGATTGAGGTCATACCGTATTTTCCCACAGTGCTGACCTTTGGCGCTGTTTCCATCGCCTTTGTGGATCCGCACATAGGCATGGCTGAAAGTATAGCGGCCAATAAATGGTACATTACGGGCTTTGTGCTCATTGTGTACTGGATGTCGGTATTCATCGCCCTGCGCGGGGTCGGCATTTTCGCCAGAGTTTCAAAGTGGTGCGGTATTGTAGGCACCATTATTCCTGCGGCAGTGGTGGTTATTCTGGGCTTTGCCTATCTGTTCTTCAGCGGCAAGCCACCGTTGATCGAGCTGAGTTGGGGCGCGCTGATGCCTGACTTTACCAACTTCAGCAACGTGGTGTTGGCTGCCAGTATCTTCCTGGCTTACGCGGGCATGGAAATGAACGCCGTACACGTCAAGGACATGGACAATCCCACCAAAAAATATCCCATCGCCATCAGCATCGCGTCTCTTGGCACAGTAGCCATTTTTCTTCTGAGCACACTTGGTATTGCCTTTATTGTGCCCAAGCAGGACATCAACCTTACCCAAAGCTTGCTGCTGGCGTATGACCTGCTGTTCAGGTGGATCAATGCAGAATGGCTGGGTTCCGTGCTGGCCGTCATGTTGGCCTTCGGCGTGCTGGGCGGTGTTGTTACCTGGATAGCCGGCCCCAACACGGGTATGCTGGCCGTTGCCAAGGCAGGATACTTGCCGCGCTGGTTCCAGAAGACAAACAGATTCGGCATGGGCAGCCGCCTCATGCTTGTGCAGGCCGTCGTCGTAACCATTCTGTCCATCACCTTCGTGGTCATGCCCTCGGTACAGGCGGCATTCCAGATATTGTCGCAGCTCACCGTTATTCTTTACCTTGTCATGTACCTGCTCATGTTTGCCAGCGGCATACGTTTGCGTGTGACGCAGCCCGCCCGTCCCCGTCCCTATCGGGTGCCCGGCATGTACCTGTGGGCCACTTTGGGCTTCCTTGGTTCTCTGCTGGCTTTTACACTCAGCTTTGTGCCTCCGGGGCAGATATCTGTGGGCAGCCCGGAAAGCTATGTGATGTATCTGGTGGTGCTGGTGGCTATTTTTATAGCTATTCCGCTGATTATTTTCGCATTGCGCAAGCCTGAGTGGCGTGACCCTTCCTCGGACTTCGAACCTTTCACCTGGGAAAAGGAACAGGCGCAAAACCAGGCTGGCGCGCAGAGCTCCGCTTCTGCTCCTACCCAGCCGTAGCCAGTGTTGTTACAAACGCCTTTGCAGTGGTTTTTACCACGGGATTCGTCTTTTTTCCGGTTGCACGCCATAACTATACGCAATCATCATAAAAGACTTGTTCCACCTGATATGACAAGGAAATTCGTCTTGTGACGATATTGCCTGACGATATACTGAATACAGCGAAACCCCGGGCGCAGGGCCGCAGCGAAAATGCGGCCCTGCGCAAAGGAAGTGCCTATGCCTGATATTGATAAAATTCAGTCGGTGGTGGACAGCGCTTATGCGCAGTTCAGCAAGACACCGGGTGGGGCCAATGCCGATTATATACCGTTTTTGGCGAACATTCCCAGCAACCTAGCTGCTGTGGCTGTGGTAACTGCCAAGGGGCAGTCTGTGGCAGCGGGCGACGCACAGTACCGCTTTGCCATTGAGTCCATTTCCAAGGTTTGCACGCTGGCGCTGGCGCTGGAAGATATGGGGCGGCAGGCCGTGCAGGAAAAAATCGGGGCCAGCCCAACGGGCCTGCCCTTTAATTCGGTTATGGCGCTTGAGCTGCACGGCGACAAGCCATTGTCGCCTCTGGTCAACGCGGGCGCAATGGCCTCTGCCAGCTTTGTTAAGGCCGGGTCTGTGGAAGAGCGCTGGCAGCGCATCTTGGGCATGCAGCGCAGGCTTGGCTCCAAGGAAATTGCTATGTCCGACGAGCTTAACCAGTCGGAGCAGACCACCAACTTTCATAACCGGGGCATTGCGTGGCTGCTGTACTCTGCGGGCTATATGTACTGCGACCCGATGGAAGCCTGCGACGTCTATACCCGCCAATGCTCAACACTGCTGAACACTGTGGAGCTGGCGACCATTGGCGCAACCATAGCCGCGCGCGGGCGCAACCCCATTACTGGCGAGCAGGTGCTCAAGCCTGAAAACTGCCCTTGCATCATGGCTGAAATGACGATGGAAGGCATGTATGACAGCTCGGGCGACTGGGCTTACAATGTGGGGCTGCCGGGCAAGAGCGGCGTAGGCGGCGGCATTTTGACCATTGTTCCCGGTGTTATGGCCATTGCGGCTTTTTCGCCGCCTCTGGACAAGGTGGGCAACAGCGTGCGGGGGCAAAAAATGGCAGCTTTTGTGGCTCAGGAGCTTGGATATAACCTGTATAAGGCATAAGGCTCCGGCAGACCAAAATTCATATGAAAATGGGCCGCCTTGCGAAAGTGCAGGGCGGCCCGTTTTTTTCTAGTCACTGCTTTGAGTGTCTCAAGAGCAGATTAACTTTGAAATGTTTTACATTTCAAAAGTTGTCATTTTGCATAAAATCGCATTTTTCAGCTGAATATACGCCATGTTGCGGCGCGTTGCGCTCTTGTGCTGTGTTAGAGCGTTTAAATTTTTTCAAAATAAAAATGCTCTAGCCGCGGTTGCCGCTTTTGCCCAAGCCTTCGCCGGGTTTGATGATCTTGCTCATAGCTGCAACCATGCCCGCCGCATCGGCGATATCCGCAGGAATGATAAGGCTGTTACCCTGTTTGGCGATGTGCCCGAACTGGGTGATGTACGATTCGGCCAGGCGCAGTTGCGCAGCAGCCACGGCGTCGTTGCCAAGCTGTTCGCCAACAATGCGCAATCCTTCAGCCGTGGCCATTGCGACCGTGCGAATCTGGGCGGCTTCGCCGTCCGCATTGTTTATTACAGCCTGCTTGTCGCCTTCGGACTGCGCGATGGCCGCAGCTTTTGCGCCTTCGGCCAGATTGATGCGCGACTGCATTTCACCTTCAGACTGGGCAATGACAGCGCGTTTTTCGCGTTCGGCGCGCATCTGCTTTTCCATTGCTTCCATCACCGTGATGGGGGGCGTGATGTCGCGAATTTCATAGCGCAACACCTTGACGCCCCAGGGGGAGGTGGCGGCGTCCAGAGCTTCCACAACTTCCTGATTGATGCGTGTGCGTTCCTCAAAGGTACGGTCAAGCTCAAGCGTGCCTATGACGGAACGCAGCGAAGTCTGGGCAAGCTGAATGGCGCCCCATTCGTAGTCTGAAATGCCATAGGCGGATTTGTCGGGGGTGATGATTTGCAGGTAAAGCACGCCGTCAATATCCACACTCACGTTATCGCGCGTGATGCAGGTCTGCTTGGGCACATCCAGAACTTGTTCCTTGAGGCTGCGCTTGTAGGCGATCACGTCCACAAAGGGCACCAGAATGTGAAAGCCCGCATACAGAACCTTGCTGAATTTGCCGAGCCTTTCAACAACGTAGGCAGACTGGTTGGGCACAACAACAGCGGTTTTGATAAGGACGATGATAACCAATACGGCCAACAGAAAAAGCCATCCGAAGCTATTCATAAATTCCATAATTACCTCATGCATGATTATAAGCGTGGCGGCACGGCCTGACGGCGGCCCGTGTCCTGATGAAATACCGTTGTGTCGGGCAGATGCCCGGCAGCCGGATTTTGCGTGC
Proteins encoded in this window:
- the gadC gene encoding putative glutamine/gamma-aminobutyrate antiporter GadC, translated to MGEVKEQATGSKMSIATIVVMNITAVVSLRFLPSEAEYGLGAIFYYAFAAVVFLIPMALVAAELATTYPEKGGVFRWVSEAFGPRWGFLAMAMLWIEVIPYFPTVLTFGAVSIAFVDPHIGMAESIAANKWYITGFVLIVYWMSVFIALRGVGIFARVSKWCGIVGTIIPAAVVVILGFAYLFFSGKPPLIELSWGALMPDFTNFSNVVLAASIFLAYAGMEMNAVHVKDMDNPTKKYPIAISIASLGTVAIFLLSTLGIAFIVPKQDINLTQSLLLAYDLLFRWINAEWLGSVLAVMLAFGVLGGVVTWIAGPNTGMLAVAKAGYLPRWFQKTNRFGMGSRLMLVQAVVVTILSITFVVMPSVQAAFQILSQLTVILYLVMYLLMFASGIRLRVTQPARPRPYRVPGMYLWATLGFLGSLLAFTLSFVPPGQISVGSPESYVMYLVVLVAIFIAIPLIIFALRKPEWRDPSSDFEPFTWEKEQAQNQAGAQSSASAPTQP
- a CDS encoding glutamate decarboxylase, yielding MTAKNTLRNTVLDDTYAASDMADAMPRYEMPKNESRPRDVYQAIHDELMLDGNSRQNLATFCQTWVDPEINQIMAECVDKNMIDKDEYPQTAETETRCVHMLADLWNSPDPKGTLGCSTTGSSEAAMLGGLGMKRRWVNMRKAAGKPYDKPNMVCGPVQVCWEKFARYWDVELREIPMEKDRLIMTADEVIKRCDENTIGVVPTLGVTFTGQYEPVEEVSKALDKLQKSKGWDIPIHVDGASGGFLAPFIEPDLLWDFRLPRVKSINSSGHKFGLAPLGVGWVVWREKADLPEDLIFNVNYLGGNMPTFALNFSRPGGQIIAQYYNFLRLGKEGYRRIHQNCYDTARYLGDAIGKLGPFEVLYNGRGGIPALCWAFKPKAKVNYSLYDLSDRLRSRGWQVPAYSMPAHREDLVVMRVLVRHGFSRDLGSLLIDDIKRAMAHFDSHPVSKPLTESEAGSNSHAGRHCKK
- a CDS encoding FAD-binding and (Fe-S)-binding domain-containing protein, whose translation is MPHKGPHISISPDYVVNRILRINIDDFAEWPESVRNLAIAIAEELFLVAYNPFIDADTVRGSVRASFEKEAVSLAHYYATAIGEGITMFWSAHQAEMEFREKLIDALGDILPAECILTNPGALVESATDATDLRMELPLLVVEPDTTEQVAELVKLANDMKFALIPRGGGSGMTGGAVPARKRTLIVSLTRLTRVGDIDLKDMTVTCQAGAITQTVINAVDAAGALFSVDPASKQASSIGGNISENAGGPMAFEYGTTLDNLLWWRMVTPTGEIITIERENHPRHKILATETAVFVVKDVSGGVRNVVHLRGDEIRLPGLGKDVTNKALGGLPGMQKEGVDGIITEACFILHPKPKHKRIMVLEFFGRSMHPAAIVVRELVALRNRIREEGDYAHLSAMEEFNAKYVQAIEYKRKSEKYEGSPISVIILQVDGDDPYLLDTCVGDIVSVVEQQENVDIIVAADDKEGERFWEDRHKLSAIAKRTSGFKLNEDVVIPMERIPDFALFLEQVNLECTAAAYRHALQEVGRLPGYPMEDKDFNREFSQASKAASGDISAADLSDMEMADRADTFLEALKEKYPHLAKKIIKIHEYMNASRIVVASHMHAGDGNCHVNIPVNSNDAQMLEEAEEVAARVMAECQEMGGEVSGEHGIGITKIAFFSKEKMDALRAFKERVDPRDVMNPAKLVYRDLPVRPFTFSFNRLIRDIRESGLPDKDKLIHLLTSIQVCTRCGKCKQVCSMCYPERSMQYHPRNKNMVLGMLLEAVYYSQVNKGRIDERLLKWMRDVVEHCTACGRCMANCPVKIPSGEVALTLRALLEHEGAGGHPIKGRALDWLGHDIANRVPKAAKMASLGQKMQNKFLGFVPEVWKRRMQSPLFSGRGPKMGYTNLYEALKLHRGAVFAPEEPTPGMPLVLYFPGCGGALFYDRIGVSSIMLLLKAGFAVAVPPRHMCCGFPLLAAGMDTAFEDNMAQNRQYMASMLRNLAKQGFDCKYLVTACGSCRDGLERMNLQAQFPDLLMRDVAQLTLPLLSRDDLSAPLPEGSKVLYHGACHCEWADVHKVKGQQQVVRTLADFTGAKVALNPGCCGESGMGAMTSPQIYNLLRSRKQKRLGDAMGENYEGPVVVGCPSCKIGIARCLINMHDKHPVLHVAEWLAGLVDGEDRRQSFRKKVNETKGDVRVINLK
- the glsA gene encoding glutaminase A, with protein sequence MPDIDKIQSVVDSAYAQFSKTPGGANADYIPFLANIPSNLAAVAVVTAKGQSVAAGDAQYRFAIESISKVCTLALALEDMGRQAVQEKIGASPTGLPFNSVMALELHGDKPLSPLVNAGAMASASFVKAGSVEERWQRILGMQRRLGSKEIAMSDELNQSEQTTNFHNRGIAWLLYSAGYMYCDPMEACDVYTRQCSTLLNTVELATIGATIAARGRNPITGEQVLKPENCPCIMAEMTMEGMYDSSGDWAYNVGLPGKSGVGGGILTIVPGVMAIAAFSPPLDKVGNSVRGQKMAAFVAQELGYNLYKA
- a CDS encoding amino acid permease encodes the protein MPAQRKTVAISTMALMTVGTVVSLNALPMMAAEGLSLIFYILFATFIFLLPAAMVSAELGSAFASQKGGVYTWVKAAFGPRWGFVAIWMQWVQTLAWYPTILGFSAASLAYCLGDPHLAQSGLYTGMVSIGIYACATAVALSGTEAVNTLTKYSVFVGTLVPSLFIIILGLLWVDLGNPVAFLEQSVQVGGHVVHEHVHPRFLPHLTGLGSVTFLAGIVLMFAGVEVQSVQATAMKRPERDFPIAMLLAAAIAFIIYMLGSLAVAAVLSPQEMSLTAGLMQAFSLILHKFDLDFMVPVVALLITFGGVGNVMAWVSGPSKGMLQTAREGEAPPLLGKENKAGAPVALLAIQAVIVLILSSIYFLVENVSVAFFILTTLTASIYLAMYLLMFSAAIRLRITMPDLPRPYRVPGGLTGMFFIGGVGLLGVAFAFIVGFFPPHNLPIGKPALYVGLVAGGLCTFLAIPLLIQAFKKPQWRLAVEAENSDSINGNNGE